A single Brienomyrus brachyistius isolate T26 chromosome 11, BBRACH_0.4, whole genome shotgun sequence DNA region contains:
- the bdnf gene encoding brain-derived neurotrophic factor isoform X2, with amino-acid sequence MNILFLTMVISYFSCMKAAPMRDTAGMRGHRADGYLGTTATQSPGALERAATGGRRGAESLTDTLEQVIEELLEVDGEAQLVAGGPGSERRGDAAAEAKDSDLYSSRVMISNQVPLEPPLLFLLEEYKDYLDAANMSMRVRRHSDPARRGELSVCDSISQWVTAVDKKTAIDMSGQTVTVLEKVPVPNGQLKQYFYETKCNPMGYTKDGCRGIDKRHYNSQCRTTQSFVRALTMDSKKKIGWRFIRIDTSCVCTLTIKRGR; translated from the coding sequence ATGAACATCCTGTTTCTTACTATGGTTATTTCATACTTCAGCTGCATGAAAGCCGCCCCCATGAGAGACACCGCGGGCATGCGGGGGCACCGGGCGGACGGCTACTTGGGGACCACAGCGACACAGAGCCCCGGCGCTCTGGAGAGAGCAGCCACGGGTGGACGCAGGGGGGCGGAGTCGCTCACAGACACGCTCGAACAGGTGATCGAGGAGCTGCTGGAGGTGGATGGGGAGGCCCAGTTGGTTGCAGGGGGGCCCGGCAGCGAGAGGCGGGGCGATGCGGCGGCAGAAGCCAAAGACAGCGACTTGTACTCGTCGCGGGTGATGATCAGCAACCAAGTGCCTTTGGAACCACCGCTTCTCTTTCTCTTGGAGGAATATAAAGACTACCTAGACGCTGCCAACATGTCCATGAGGGTTCGGCGGCACTCTGACCCAGCGCGGCGCGGGGAGCTAAGCGTGTGTGACAGTATCAGTCAGTGGGTGACCGCCGTGGATAAAAAGACAGCCATAGACATGTCCGGGCAGACGGTCACAGTCTTGGAAAAAGTCCCGGTGCCCAACGGTCAGCTGAAGCAATACTTTTACGAGACCAAATGCAACCCCATGGGATACACAAAGGACGGCTGCCGGGGGATAGACAAGCGGCACTACAACTCGCAATGCCGGACAACCCAGTCGTTCGTGCGCGCGCTCACCAtggatagcaaaaaaaaaatcggctGGCGATTCATACGGATAGACACTTCCTGTGTATGCACATTGACCATTAAGAGGGGGAGATAG
- the bdnf gene encoding brain-derived neurotrophic factor isoform X1 translates to MFHQVRRVMNILFLTMVISYFSCMKAAPMRDTAGMRGHRADGYLGTTATQSPGALERAATGGRRGAESLTDTLEQVIEELLEVDGEAQLVAGGPGSERRGDAAAEAKDSDLYSSRVMISNQVPLEPPLLFLLEEYKDYLDAANMSMRVRRHSDPARRGELSVCDSISQWVTAVDKKTAIDMSGQTVTVLEKVPVPNGQLKQYFYETKCNPMGYTKDGCRGIDKRHYNSQCRTTQSFVRALTMDSKKKIGWRFIRIDTSCVCTLTIKRGR, encoded by the coding sequence TTCCACCAGGTGAGAAGAGTGATGAACATCCTGTTTCTTACTATGGTTATTTCATACTTCAGCTGCATGAAAGCCGCCCCCATGAGAGACACCGCGGGCATGCGGGGGCACCGGGCGGACGGCTACTTGGGGACCACAGCGACACAGAGCCCCGGCGCTCTGGAGAGAGCAGCCACGGGTGGACGCAGGGGGGCGGAGTCGCTCACAGACACGCTCGAACAGGTGATCGAGGAGCTGCTGGAGGTGGATGGGGAGGCCCAGTTGGTTGCAGGGGGGCCCGGCAGCGAGAGGCGGGGCGATGCGGCGGCAGAAGCCAAAGACAGCGACTTGTACTCGTCGCGGGTGATGATCAGCAACCAAGTGCCTTTGGAACCACCGCTTCTCTTTCTCTTGGAGGAATATAAAGACTACCTAGACGCTGCCAACATGTCCATGAGGGTTCGGCGGCACTCTGACCCAGCGCGGCGCGGGGAGCTAAGCGTGTGTGACAGTATCAGTCAGTGGGTGACCGCCGTGGATAAAAAGACAGCCATAGACATGTCCGGGCAGACGGTCACAGTCTTGGAAAAAGTCCCGGTGCCCAACGGTCAGCTGAAGCAATACTTTTACGAGACCAAATGCAACCCCATGGGATACACAAAGGACGGCTGCCGGGGGATAGACAAGCGGCACTACAACTCGCAATGCCGGACAACCCAGTCGTTCGTGCGCGCGCTCACCAtggatagcaaaaaaaaaatcggctGGCGATTCATACGGATAGACACTTCCTGTGTATGCACATTGACCATTAAGAGGGGGAGATAG